From Afipia carboxidovorans OM5, one genomic window encodes:
- a CDS encoding DJ-1/PfpI family protein — MLPPDKHLTIGSMLFPGLDQIDLTGPFEVLSAIPNSTLHVVGKTKSPVKDFHGLNLVADMTYDEAPDLDVLHVPGGPGQQALMEDEETLNFIRKQASKATYVFSVCTGALLCGAAGLIKGKRATTHWASHHLLPYFGATPVDQRVVIDGNWVFAAGVTSGIDGALHVAALLRGQPAAEQIQLYMQYQPEPPFDAGTPDRAPKQVLENARNAVSKLTADRLATAKKISAQLGIKV, encoded by the coding sequence ATGCTTCCACCGGACAAGCACCTCACGATCGGATCGATGCTGTTTCCAGGTCTCGACCAGATCGATCTTACCGGCCCCTTTGAGGTTCTGTCGGCTATTCCCAATTCGACGCTGCATGTCGTCGGGAAGACCAAGAGCCCGGTTAAGGACTTTCACGGGCTGAACCTCGTTGCCGATATGACCTACGACGAGGCTCCCGATCTGGACGTTCTGCACGTGCCGGGCGGCCCGGGGCAACAGGCATTGATGGAAGATGAGGAGACTCTCAACTTCATCCGCAAGCAGGCATCAAAGGCGACGTATGTATTTTCCGTCTGCACGGGCGCCTTGCTTTGCGGTGCTGCCGGCTTGATCAAAGGCAAAAGGGCGACAACGCATTGGGCGTCTCACCATCTCCTGCCGTACTTCGGCGCGACGCCGGTGGACCAGCGTGTTGTGATTGACGGCAACTGGGTCTTCGCTGCCGGCGTGACGTCCGGAATTGATGGTGCGTTGCATGTGGCCGCTTTGCTGCGCGGCCAGCCTGCGGCGGAGCAAATTCAGCTTTACATGCAGTATCAGCCTGAACCGCCGTTCGATGCAGGGACTCCGGATCGTGCCCCCAAGCAGGTGTTGGAGAACGCGCGCAATGCGGTCAGCAAGCTGACAGCGGATCGCCTTGCGACCGCAAAGAAGATTTCCGCGCAGCTTGGTATTAAGGTCTAG
- a CDS encoding efflux RND transporter periplasmic adaptor subunit, whose product MPRGISFVCLTALTLLSSAASAAAEYVVRPIAVPDMKAVFGQVESRRVVPARARIGGSLREIKVSEGTQVKEGEVVAIVVDDKLALELNAANAKIEALNAQQENARAEFERAQQLLARGAGTQVRLDQARMQLDVVVNQVAAAQAEKTVIEQRAREGEVLAPADGRVLTVPITLGSVVLPGEEIARIASGRYYLRLSLPERHATEIKQDALVRIGQRGLSPAASGNIAEARPGRVAKVYPEITNGRVIADVDVDGIGDYFVNERTLVWIPVAQRSVLAVPPQVIVTRHGIDYVRVITDDGPIEIAVILGETIGTDDGSRIEVLTGLRDGDRISLPGGKP is encoded by the coding sequence ATGCCTCGCGGCATCAGCTTTGTCTGCCTCACGGCGTTGACGTTGCTCTCCAGCGCCGCGTCGGCAGCGGCCGAGTATGTGGTTCGGCCCATCGCCGTGCCGGATATGAAGGCTGTGTTCGGCCAGGTCGAAAGCCGAAGGGTCGTGCCAGCGCGGGCGCGCATCGGCGGTTCGCTACGCGAGATCAAGGTCAGCGAAGGCACGCAAGTCAAGGAAGGCGAAGTTGTCGCCATCGTTGTGGACGACAAGCTCGCGCTCGAATTGAACGCCGCCAACGCCAAGATCGAGGCGCTCAATGCGCAGCAGGAAAATGCACGCGCCGAATTTGAACGGGCACAGCAGCTTCTCGCCCGCGGCGCGGGGACCCAGGTTCGCCTCGATCAGGCCAGGATGCAGCTCGACGTCGTCGTTAATCAAGTTGCCGCCGCACAAGCCGAGAAAACTGTCATCGAGCAACGGGCTCGCGAGGGCGAGGTGCTCGCTCCGGCGGACGGCCGCGTGCTGACCGTCCCGATCACGCTCGGATCGGTGGTGCTTCCCGGCGAGGAGATCGCGCGTATCGCCAGCGGCCGTTACTACCTGCGGCTGTCTTTGCCCGAGCGACATGCTACAGAGATCAAACAGGATGCCCTCGTACGCATTGGCCAGCGTGGGCTTTCACCCGCCGCCAGCGGCAACATCGCCGAAGCACGGCCGGGCCGCGTCGCCAAGGTCTACCCGGAAATCACGAACGGCCGCGTCATTGCCGATGTCGATGTCGACGGCATTGGCGATTATTTCGTCAACGAGCGCACGCTGGTGTGGATTCCGGTCGCGCAACGTTCGGTACTCGCCGTTCCGCCACAGGTGATCGTGACACGCCACGGCATCGACTATGTCCGCGTCATCACGGATGACGGACCGATCGAAATCGCCGTAATCCTCGGTGAGACGATTGGAACCGATGACGGCTCGCGCATTGAAGTGCTGACCGGGCTGCGCGACGGCGACCGCATTTCCCTGCCGGGCGGCAAGCCATGA
- a CDS encoding GGDEF domain-containing protein, which yields MNTQNQSENLSASEEMEAIEAELKEVYRVTPSSVRTTVYDVIRRTSAEFTDQFYDVVINQPGAHFFLDHQLVNERLHRAMKEWLDDLFKRDGIEAKSFIRRQQQVGWVHARIKVPERLVSRGFRELKRNIIISLRGTRLSREDLSAAIYFVSALLDLGFDVMTCAYIDRSERSVRSDEAFRLFSLGQNLVTERERQRASLSEWAQSFFFTLQVGTSPLTFVPISQSDFGLWVFHRAILLFDRSSEYERLIDAIKNVEQISELVTFSPPQQRIDYLRKIKAAIGEINSLLALLFDNSLEAQGARDTLTQLLNRKFVNTVISAEITAQKVSTHPFSVLMIEIDRFDQLRSRLGETGGDIIVQRTAQLIFDSTRTSDSVFSMGRETFLVVYVEANLLAAKQLAKFITDRYATTHFSVNGETVLDCSLSVGVVEYDGHPDPRELVNRAQRVLLEEKKIKRDTPHSNP from the coding sequence GTGAATACGCAGAATCAAAGTGAGAATCTGAGCGCCTCCGAGGAAATGGAGGCGATCGAAGCGGAATTAAAGGAAGTCTATCGCGTCACACCTTCCAGCGTTCGGACTACTGTCTACGACGTTATTAGGCGGACATCTGCCGAGTTCACCGATCAATTTTATGATGTGGTGATTAATCAGCCGGGCGCGCATTTTTTCCTCGACCATCAACTTGTGAATGAGCGCCTCCATCGAGCGATGAAGGAGTGGCTCGATGACTTGTTCAAGCGTGATGGCATTGAAGCCAAGTCTTTTATCCGGAGGCAGCAGCAGGTTGGCTGGGTCCATGCGCGTATAAAGGTGCCGGAGCGATTGGTATCGCGAGGTTTTCGCGAGCTGAAGCGAAATATTATCATCAGCCTGCGCGGAACGCGCCTGTCGCGTGAAGACCTTTCTGCCGCTATCTATTTTGTCTCTGCTTTGCTCGATCTCGGTTTCGACGTGATGACGTGCGCTTACATTGATCGCTCTGAGCGAAGCGTACGGTCGGATGAAGCATTTCGGCTCTTTTCTTTGGGCCAAAATCTCGTGACGGAGCGTGAGCGCCAGCGCGCATCTCTTTCAGAGTGGGCTCAGTCGTTCTTTTTCACCCTACAGGTGGGCACGAGCCCTCTTACTTTTGTTCCGATATCGCAATCAGATTTTGGTTTGTGGGTATTTCATCGTGCCATTTTATTGTTTGATCGCTCCTCCGAGTACGAGCGGCTCATTGATGCTATAAAGAATGTCGAACAGATTTCTGAACTGGTGACGTTTTCTCCGCCTCAACAGCGGATCGATTATTTACGGAAGATCAAAGCGGCAATTGGTGAAATCAATTCACTCCTCGCTCTCTTGTTCGACAATTCGCTGGAGGCGCAGGGTGCGCGCGATACGTTGACGCAGCTTCTCAATCGGAAATTCGTCAACACGGTGATCTCCGCGGAGATCACCGCGCAGAAGGTGTCGACTCATCCATTTTCAGTGCTGATGATCGAGATTGATCGATTCGATCAGCTGCGATCCCGTTTGGGCGAGACGGGCGGTGACATAATTGTTCAGCGCACCGCGCAACTGATTTTTGACTCGACCCGCACAAGCGACAGCGTCTTCAGTATGGGGCGCGAGACGTTTTTGGTCGTCTATGTCGAGGCGAATCTATTGGCTGCAAAGCAGCTCGCTAAATTTATTACGGATCGATATGCAACGACCCATTTCAGCGTGAACGGGGAAACGGTGCTGGACTGCTCACTCAGCGTAGGGGTTGTCGAATATGACGGTCATCCCGATCCTCGAGAACTGGTCAACCGGGCGCAGCGTGTCTTGTTGGAGGAGAAGAAGATAAAGCGCGATACTCCGCACTCCAATCCGTGA
- a CDS encoding pyridoxamine 5'-phosphate oxidase family protein: MSHPGNDDKLSPWHAGEVHMQRCAGVADRMGVVGPRVIRRHLIDQHRLFFAELPFIVLGAVDGRGDVWATLRAGTPGFLHSPDPSLLRVEIGRDQTDPADSGMNDGDAIALLGIQLETRRRNRLNGIVRRNRSEAFEVLVQESFGNCPRFITPRNLEFTRDPSITRVGATVELPCLDGASVELILRADTFFVASYVDAERGRRVDVSHRGGRAGFVRIDVNTLTIPDYAGNMFFNTLGNFLANSRAGLVFVDWRSGDLLQMTGRVEVLTACSEGASFEGAERAWRFTPERIVRRADALPLRMSLPVSAVRELADTSS; the protein is encoded by the coding sequence ATGTCACATCCAGGCAACGACGATAAACTCTCTCCGTGGCACGCTGGCGAAGTGCATATGCAGCGCTGCGCCGGCGTCGCCGATCGCATGGGCGTCGTGGGGCCGCGGGTCATTCGCCGCCACCTTATCGACCAGCATCGCCTTTTCTTTGCAGAGTTGCCCTTCATTGTGTTGGGAGCGGTCGATGGGCGTGGCGACGTTTGGGCGACGCTCCGCGCAGGCACTCCCGGCTTCCTCCATTCGCCCGATCCATCGTTGCTGCGTGTCGAGATCGGTCGTGATCAGACGGATCCGGCAGACAGCGGCATGAACGATGGTGACGCTATCGCTCTTCTGGGCATCCAGCTCGAGACACGCCGCCGCAATCGGCTGAATGGCATCGTCCGGCGCAACCGAAGCGAGGCGTTCGAGGTTTTGGTGCAGGAATCCTTTGGCAACTGCCCGCGCTTCATTACGCCTCGAAATCTGGAGTTCACTCGCGATCCGTCAATAACCAGAGTGGGCGCGACCGTAGAATTGCCGTGCCTCGATGGCGCATCGGTTGAATTGATCTTGCGCGCGGATACGTTCTTCGTGGCGTCTTATGTCGACGCTGAGCGGGGCCGGCGCGTCGATGTTTCGCATCGTGGCGGCAGAGCCGGCTTTGTTCGGATCGACGTCAACACGCTCACGATTCCCGATTATGCAGGAAACATGTTCTTCAATACGCTCGGCAATTTCCTTGCCAACTCGCGCGCGGGATTGGTGTTCGTGGACTGGCGGAGCGGAGATTTACTGCAGATGACGGGGCGGGTCGAAGTGCTGACCGCCTGCAGCGAAGGCGCCTCGTTCGAAGGTGCTGAGCGAGCCTGGCGCTTCACGCCGGAGCGCATTGTGAGGAGAGCGGACGCGCTGCCGTTGCGAATGAGCTTGCCTGTGTCTGCCGTGCGCGAGTTGGCCGATACATCGAGCTAA
- a CDS encoding LysR family transcriptional regulator has product MDRLDAIRVFIAVLDEGNLTKAALRLNRSPVAVTRAIAFLEADVGTELLHRTTRSVRVSEAGERYAVVCRRILNDLEEANLAAAGLHSSPRGVLTITAPVLFGTRILRSVIDDFLEKYPALRIRYLLVDRQVNLAEEGIDVALRIGHLPDSGLIATKIGSVRRVIAASPSYLKGRPAIRTPSDLAAHNCISNFELGHGEVWTFPPKPGTKAHRNVRLKPRLSVNTIESLVRSAADGRGVVRVLSYQIEEEVRKGKLQILLKSAEPDPLPVHLVVPDGRAELSKVRAFIDYVAPRLRKMLRTPAV; this is encoded by the coding sequence ATGGATCGCCTCGATGCCATCCGGGTCTTCATTGCCGTTCTGGATGAAGGCAATCTGACCAAAGCCGCTCTACGCCTGAACCGTTCACCGGTGGCCGTGACACGTGCGATTGCATTTCTGGAAGCGGATGTCGGCACCGAACTGCTTCACCGCACGACACGGAGCGTCCGTGTCAGTGAAGCCGGTGAACGATACGCGGTCGTATGCCGTCGTATTTTGAACGATCTGGAGGAAGCTAATCTCGCGGCGGCGGGATTGCATTCCTCTCCCCGTGGCGTGCTGACCATTACCGCACCGGTCTTGTTCGGAACAAGAATCCTGCGCTCCGTCATTGATGATTTTCTGGAAAAGTATCCGGCACTCAGAATCCGGTATCTTCTTGTGGATCGTCAGGTCAATCTGGCCGAGGAAGGCATAGACGTCGCCCTACGAATTGGACATCTGCCTGATTCAGGATTGATAGCCACAAAGATCGGCAGCGTGCGCCGTGTTATCGCTGCCTCCCCCTCCTATCTGAAGGGTAGACCCGCAATTCGCACTCCGTCGGACTTGGCGGCGCATAACTGCATCTCGAACTTCGAACTTGGGCATGGTGAGGTCTGGACCTTCCCACCGAAGCCCGGGACGAAAGCCCACCGCAATGTGCGGCTGAAGCCTCGCCTGAGCGTCAACACCATCGAATCCCTGGTTCGTAGCGCGGCCGACGGGCGCGGTGTTGTCCGCGTGCTGTCCTATCAAATTGAAGAAGAAGTCCGGAAGGGCAAGCTACAGATATTGCTTAAGAGCGCTGAGCCGGACCCTCTACCCGTTCATTTGGTCGTGCCCGATGGACGAGCGGAGCTATCCAAAGTGCGGGCATTTATCGACTACGTCGCGCCCCGTCTCAGAAAGATGTTACGCACGCCTGCCGTTTAA
- a CDS encoding aminotransferase class I/II-fold pyridoxal phosphate-dependent enzyme — MAKTLSVQTKPTASDGVVTGRTAMQIMSSLEAAIRRGTFAAGEALPPIRTLADKLGVNRNTVASAYRQLSDAGLIEGRGRQGSRVATPGMGATKPPPFIYDMGAGNPDPQLLPDVFGALQRCQWRHRDYDDAPDEPALLEYATQQFRQDSIPIGDIWISNGTFDAIAVVLRATLPKRSPIAVEDPCFMTTLGLLRELGYQPVPVAVDDEGAIPQSLDQALKSGVKAAILTPRAQNPYGGSWSTARQKELAAVIARYKDVLIIEDDHFSALSQFKPVTLVSDDRPNWGVIRSVSKYVGADMRLAFVNSSKELGPKVIGLSAFTYRWVSSILQKTLLATTSAADYEATIRKASELYKKRRETFVQTLAKFGIESHGADGINVWIPVEHEQFTAQRLMEAGWIVRTGSIFRLNSPPGIRLTTSTITKSQSVEFAKLLSSIQQHGARVQRSA; from the coding sequence ATGGCAAAGACATTATCCGTGCAAACAAAGCCAACCGCCTCTGATGGGGTCGTCACCGGCCGGACAGCTATGCAGATCATGAGCAGTCTCGAGGCCGCCATTCGACGCGGCACCTTTGCCGCGGGCGAAGCCCTCCCGCCGATCAGGACATTGGCAGACAAACTGGGCGTGAACCGCAATACCGTTGCCTCTGCCTACCGACAGCTTTCCGATGCCGGCCTTATCGAAGGGCGTGGGCGCCAAGGCAGCCGCGTGGCAACTCCCGGTATGGGCGCCACGAAACCCCCTCCTTTCATTTACGATATGGGAGCGGGCAACCCCGACCCTCAGCTTCTTCCCGACGTTTTCGGAGCCTTGCAGCGCTGCCAATGGCGCCACCGCGACTACGACGACGCCCCCGATGAACCGGCGCTTCTCGAATACGCCACTCAGCAGTTTCGCCAGGACAGCATACCCATCGGCGATATCTGGATCTCGAACGGCACTTTCGACGCCATCGCTGTCGTCTTACGGGCAACCCTTCCGAAAAGATCCCCGATCGCCGTCGAAGACCCCTGCTTCATGACAACCTTGGGGTTATTGCGCGAACTCGGCTACCAGCCTGTTCCGGTCGCGGTCGACGATGAAGGCGCGATTCCTCAATCTCTCGACCAGGCGCTCAAGAGCGGCGTTAAAGCTGCCATCCTGACACCGCGCGCACAAAACCCTTACGGCGGCTCATGGTCGACGGCCCGCCAAAAAGAGCTTGCAGCAGTCATCGCACGCTACAAGGATGTCCTCATTATCGAAGACGACCATTTTTCAGCACTCTCACAATTTAAACCCGTCACACTGGTCTCGGACGATCGCCCCAATTGGGGCGTCATCCGGTCAGTCTCGAAATACGTCGGCGCTGATATGCGTCTCGCCTTTGTAAACTCCAGCAAAGAGCTTGGACCCAAGGTCATTGGATTGAGCGCGTTTACCTATCGCTGGGTCAGCAGCATTCTTCAGAAGACGTTGCTTGCGACAACCAGCGCAGCCGATTACGAGGCAACGATACGCAAGGCCTCAGAGCTGTACAAAAAGCGGCGGGAGACCTTCGTTCAAACGCTCGCCAAGTTCGGCATCGAGAGCCACGGAGCAGACGGCATCAATGTCTGGATTCCAGTCGAGCACGAACAGTTCACCGCCCAACGGTTGATGGAAGCCGGATGGATCGTCAGAACTGGATCGATCTTCAGGCTGAACAGCCCTCCGGGAATCCGATTGACCACAAGTACAATCACCAAATCGCAATCGGTCGAGTTTGCAAAACTCTTATCCAGCATTCAGCAACACGGAGCACGCGTGCAGCGTAGCGCTTAG
- a CDS encoding YgaP family membrane protein: MTIDRAVMLFAGFMVLLSLALGFYLSPYWYLLAAFVGVNLMQASMTGFCPAARVFKMLGVKSGCAFD; the protein is encoded by the coding sequence ATGACTATCGATCGTGCCGTTATGCTGTTTGCCGGCTTCATGGTGCTGTTGTCGCTGGCGCTCGGCTTTTACCTCTCACCCTATTGGTACCTTTTGGCGGCCTTTGTCGGCGTGAACCTCATGCAAGCGTCGATGACCGGTTTCTGCCCCGCAGCCAGAGTCTTCAAGATGCTGGGCGTAAAAAGCGGATGCGCGTTCGACTGA
- a CDS encoding methyl-accepting chemotaxis protein, with product MFSRKSHTDSHAQIEAIGQSHTIIEFNMDGLIITANKKFLDTFGCSLEDIQGKHHSSVLPADQRDDTEYKDLWAALKRSESRTIRCRRLTKDGRELWIEASYNPIMGRDKRLSGVVEIATDIAQKQNSNRKETTKLDAINKTQAVIEFDLDGTILTANQNFLDALGYTLGDIQGKHHSMFVSSSERDTDAYREFWAKLNRGDYVSGEFKRIGKGGKEVWILASYNPIMDEKGRPFGVVKFATDVTASKLKNADFAGQIEAIGKSQAVITFNMDGTIVTANENFLHAVGYTLPEIQNRHHSIFVDADERNSDSYREFWTALNRGEYKSAEFKRIRKDGKEIYIQASYNPILDLNGKPFKVVKYAADVTRQVLVRIGNERVRSMMESVAAGSEELSASVREISEAMVKSRSTATGAVEQVVLADTQALRLTEATQSMSGIVQLIHDITGQINLLALNATIESARAGEAGRGFAVVASEVKNLANQAKQATDKIAAEIDSLNGISSDVVAVLSAIKTAINNVSEYVTSTAAAIEEQSAVTNEMSNSIQHAAAEASKIASGAA from the coding sequence ATGTTTTCTCGTAAATCTCACACTGACTCTCATGCGCAAATCGAAGCGATCGGTCAGTCGCACACCATCATCGAATTCAACATGGATGGCCTGATCATCACAGCCAACAAGAAATTTCTCGATACGTTCGGCTGCAGCCTCGAGGATATTCAAGGCAAACATCATTCGTCGGTTCTGCCGGCCGACCAGCGTGATGATACCGAATACAAGGACCTGTGGGCTGCATTGAAGCGCAGCGAATCCCGCACCATCCGGTGCAGGCGGTTGACCAAGGACGGTCGCGAGCTTTGGATCGAAGCGTCCTACAACCCAATTATGGGTCGCGATAAGCGGTTAAGCGGAGTGGTGGAAATTGCGACCGACATCGCACAGAAACAGAATTCCAACAGAAAAGAGACTACAAAACTCGATGCCATCAACAAAACTCAAGCGGTCATCGAATTCGATCTGGATGGCACCATTCTAACCGCCAACCAGAATTTCCTTGATGCGCTCGGCTACACGCTTGGCGACATTCAAGGCAAGCATCACAGCATGTTCGTCTCATCATCGGAGCGCGACACCGATGCGTATCGTGAGTTCTGGGCCAAGCTTAACCGCGGAGATTATGTCAGCGGCGAGTTCAAGCGCATCGGGAAAGGCGGCAAGGAAGTCTGGATCCTTGCGTCCTACAATCCGATCATGGACGAGAAGGGGCGGCCTTTTGGGGTCGTAAAATTCGCCACGGATGTGACCGCCAGCAAGTTGAAGAACGCCGATTTTGCCGGGCAGATCGAGGCGATTGGCAAGTCACAGGCCGTGATCACATTCAATATGGACGGCACGATTGTCACCGCCAACGAAAACTTCCTGCATGCCGTCGGTTATACTCTTCCGGAAATCCAGAACAGGCATCACAGCATCTTCGTCGATGCTGACGAGCGAAATTCCGACTCCTATCGTGAATTCTGGACGGCGCTTAATCGCGGCGAATATAAATCCGCAGAGTTCAAGCGGATCCGCAAGGATGGTAAGGAGATCTATATCCAGGCTTCCTACAACCCCATCCTCGACCTCAACGGCAAGCCCTTTAAGGTCGTCAAATACGCCGCAGACGTGACCCGGCAGGTTCTCGTCCGGATTGGCAATGAGCGGGTCAGGTCCATGATGGAGTCGGTTGCGGCAGGCTCCGAAGAACTCAGCGCATCGGTTCGCGAGATCTCGGAAGCCATGGTCAAATCACGCAGCACAGCCACGGGCGCGGTCGAACAAGTTGTCCTCGCGGATACGCAAGCTCTTCGTCTGACGGAAGCAACCCAATCGATGAGCGGGATCGTTCAGCTCATTCACGACATTACGGGTCAGATCAATTTGCTGGCTCTGAATGCCACGATCGAGTCCGCTCGCGCTGGCGAAGCGGGTCGCGGCTTTGCCGTGGTCGCGTCGGAAGTCAAGAATCTTGCCAATCAAGCCAAGCAGGCAACCGATAAAATCGCCGCTGAGATCGATAGTCTCAATGGCATCTCCAGCGACGTGGTCGCGGTGCTGAGTGCCATAAAGACTGCGATCAACAATGTCAGCGAGTATGTCACGTCCACCGCGGCGGCCATTGAAGAGCAGAGCGCCGTGACAAACGAGATGTCCAACAGCATTCAACATGCCGCCGCTGAGGCCTCCAAAATTGCTTCCGGAGCAGCATAA
- a CDS encoding glutathione S-transferase family protein, producing MKLYYGPLSGHSHRARLFLSLLGMDYEPIELNLRAGDHKTAEFLRLNSFGEVPVLDDDGTVIADSNAILVYLAKKSGTTDWLPEDPVTAANIQRWLSVAAGKVAYGPCAARLITVFGYKMNADEAIERSHALLRVMDDELRNKDWIAGTVEPSIADVALYSYIDRAPEGNVDLAAYGHVRSWLRRVEALSGFFPFRKTKAGLEAGA from the coding sequence ATGAAACTCTACTATGGACCACTGTCCGGCCACTCACACCGCGCGCGGCTTTTTCTGTCGTTGCTCGGAATGGATTACGAGCCGATCGAACTTAATCTTCGCGCCGGTGATCACAAGACTGCCGAGTTTCTCCGCCTCAACAGTTTTGGCGAAGTTCCTGTCCTGGATGACGACGGCACCGTTATCGCGGATTCCAATGCCATTCTCGTTTATCTCGCGAAAAAAAGTGGGACGACAGACTGGCTTCCCGAAGATCCTGTTACGGCCGCGAATATTCAACGCTGGCTCTCGGTTGCGGCAGGAAAGGTCGCTTACGGCCCCTGTGCCGCGCGGCTTATCACGGTGTTTGGTTACAAGATGAATGCGGACGAAGCCATCGAGCGATCGCATGCCCTGTTGCGTGTGATGGATGATGAGCTTCGCAACAAGGATTGGATCGCGGGAACGGTCGAGCCAAGCATCGCGGATGTCGCGCTCTATAGCTATATCGACCGCGCTCCGGAAGGGAATGTCGATCTGGCTGCCTATGGTCATGTCAGATCATGGCTCCGCCGGGTCGAAGCGCTGTCCGGATTTTTCCCCTTCCGTAAAACGAAAGCAGGCCTCGAGGCAGGAGCCTGA
- a CDS encoding ArsR/SmtB family transcription factor, with the protein MNIKSKIDPEAMRVAADEASTLLKTLSNQHRLLILCQLVGGEKSVGQLAEFLDIRDSTASQHLSLLRRDGIVASRRDGQTIWYRISSEPALHIMQALYAEYCTGSKSRDGKRRS; encoded by the coding sequence ATGAATATTAAATCGAAGATCGACCCGGAAGCGATGCGCGTGGCCGCCGACGAGGCCAGCACGCTGTTGAAGACGCTGTCCAACCAGCACCGTCTCCTCATCCTCTGCCAACTCGTTGGTGGCGAGAAGTCGGTCGGCCAACTCGCGGAGTTCCTCGACATCCGCGATTCCACAGCATCGCAGCATCTATCGTTACTGCGCCGCGATGGCATCGTTGCCAGCCGCCGTGACGGCCAGACCATTTGGTATCGCATCTCCAGCGAGCCTGCGCTCCACATTATGCAGGCTCTCTATGCGGAATATTGCACTGGATCAAAGTCGAGAGACGGCAAGAGGCGATCATGA